A single genomic interval of Mauremys reevesii isolate NIE-2019 linkage group 24, ASM1616193v1, whole genome shotgun sequence harbors:
- the LOC120390722 gene encoding probable G-protein coupled receptor 33, giving the protein MDQAYTTLPPTTGANSSQTPAAVSAAHVAAAVLLCPTFLVGVTGNGLYLWVLGLKMRRTVTTLWFLHLVSCYFLFTLLIPFFIVYVLLGFHWVFGTALCKLLNTCISVGMFTSVFLLTLISLDRYTLTHHPIWSRNHRTVPRAQKLVVGVWLASFGLSTPYLAFRETQVVDGGRIICINNYALSRDWNEAEPQDLGRRVHLAVFIVRFLLGFLLPFCTIAGCYGCMGLKMKEKKLAWAGKPFKVMVAAVVSFFLSWLPYHLYQSLNLYKKEMPESVTGALLVIYTFSSCFNACFTPILYLFVGEKFWQVFRTSLLTLVKAAFVDDLGSSALEYSGRHGSEVENTRKEMV; this is encoded by the coding sequence ATGGACCAAGCCTACACAACTCTCCCACCAACCACTGGGGCAAATTCCAGCCAGACCCCAGCAGCTGTGAGTGCCGCTCACGTGGCTGCGGCCGTGTTGCTCTGCCCCACCTTCCTGGTGGGTGTGACAGGAAATGGGCTGTACCTGTGGGTGCTGGGactgaagatgaggaggacggtGACCACCCTCTGGTTCCTTCACCTGGTATCCTGCTACTTTCTCTTCACCCTGCTGATCCCCTTCTTCATTGTCTACGTCCTCCTGGGTTTCCACTGGGTCTTCGGCACGGCCTTGTGCAAGCTTCTCAACACCTGCATCTCTGTGGGCATGTTCACCTCCGTCTTCCTTCTCACCCTCATCAGCCTGGACCGTTACAccctcactcaccatcccatctgGTCTCGGAATCACCGCACTGTGCCCCGAGCTCAGAAGCTGGTTGTGGGCGTGTGGCTGGCCTCCTTCGGTCTCAGCACTCCCTACCTGGCTTTCCGGGAGACCCAGGTGGTGGATGGGGGCAGAATCATCTGCATCAACAATTATGCCCTTTCCAGAGACTGGAATGAAGCCGAGCCGCAGGACCTGGGAAGACGGGTCCACCTGGCTGTCTTCATTGTCCGGTTCCTGCTGGGCTTCCTGCTGCCCTTCTGCACCATCGCGGGATGCTAtggctgcatggggctgaagaTGAAGGAGAAAAAGCTGGCATGGGCTGGGAAGCCCTTCAAAGTCATGGTGGCTGCAGTGGTTTCCTTCTTTCTCAGCTGGCTGCCCTACCACCTCTACCAGAGTTTGAATCTCTACAAAAAGGAGATGCCAGAGTCAGTGACGGGTGCTCTCTTGGTCATTTACACCTTCTCATCCTGCTTCAATGCCTGCTTCACCCCAATCCTCTACCTCTTTGTGGGGGAGAAGTTCTGGCAGGTCTTCAGGACGTCTCTTCTCACTCTGGTCAAAGCAGCTTTTGTTGATGATCTCGGCAGCAGTGCCCTTGAGTATAGTGGAAGACATGGGTCAGAAGTTGAGAACACAAGAAAAGAGATGGTCTGA